The following are encoded together in the Geobacter sulfurreducens PCA genome:
- the fdxB gene encoding ferredoxin III, nif-specific: MAYITGLRRNKTEYTPQFVVSIDEETCIGCARCYKVCAHDVLTFEEVDEDDSAKMYMKVTNPDNCIGCQACGRTCSKKCFSFAPVEM, from the coding sequence ATGGCTTACATCACAGGGCTTAGAAGAAACAAGACGGAATACACCCCCCAGTTCGTCGTCTCCATCGACGAGGAAACCTGCATCGGCTGTGCCCGCTGCTACAAGGTCTGCGCCCACGACGTGCTCACCTTCGAAGAGGTGGACGAAGACGATTCGGCCAAGATGTACATGAAAGTGACGAACCCGGACAACTGTATCGGCTGTCAGGCCTGCGGCCGGACCTGCTCGAAGAAGTGCTTCAGCTTCGCGCCGGTTGAAATGTAA
- a CDS encoding NAD(+)--dinitrogen-reductase ADP-D-ribosyltransferase, producing the protein MLSSGFNLCNLPPWVIASRHFNDNPHPLEVQGVRPANRFLFEKLDGIASAEERGTVFNDYMSVKFQLHHWQAQQTDTARKSLKNSYLRYLRGWMMDSNSVEGAVLKGWVESRMGIVPTFHKARIGGIQSESYYTYVMDRTAGSKRTNAINSQLDILYEFCQYEQARRMAGERWITLYRGTFDADDYDVVEELGKREKIVRFNNLVSFTSVEERAWEFGFTVWEIRAPLSKIFFFNDLLPNSIMKGEGEYLVIGGEYRVRQIMCTI; encoded by the coding sequence ATGCTCAGTTCGGGATTCAATCTCTGCAATCTCCCCCCGTGGGTCATCGCCTCCCGCCACTTCAACGATAACCCGCACCCTCTGGAAGTTCAGGGGGTGCGGCCCGCCAACCGGTTCCTCTTCGAAAAACTCGACGGTATTGCCTCGGCCGAAGAGCGCGGCACGGTCTTCAATGACTACATGTCGGTCAAGTTCCAGCTCCACCACTGGCAGGCCCAGCAGACGGACACGGCGCGCAAGAGCCTGAAGAACAGTTACCTGCGCTACCTGCGCGGCTGGATGATGGATTCCAACTCAGTCGAGGGGGCCGTGCTCAAGGGGTGGGTAGAGAGCCGCATGGGCATCGTCCCAACCTTCCACAAGGCCCGCATCGGCGGCATCCAGAGCGAGTCCTACTACACCTACGTGATGGACCGCACCGCCGGGAGCAAGAGGACCAATGCCATCAACTCCCAGCTGGACATCCTCTACGAATTCTGCCAGTACGAGCAGGCGCGCCGCATGGCCGGCGAACGCTGGATCACCCTCTACCGCGGCACCTTCGACGCCGATGACTATGACGTGGTGGAGGAGCTTGGCAAGCGGGAGAAGATCGTCCGCTTCAACAACCTGGTTTCCTTCACATCCGTAGAGGAGCGCGCATGGGAGTTCGGGTTCACCGTCTGGGAGATCCGGGCGCCGCTGTCGAAGATCTTCTTCTTCAACGACCTGCTGCCCAACAGCATCATGAAGGGGGAGGGGGAATACCTGGTGATCGGCGGCGAGTACCGGGTACGGCAGATCATGTGCACCATCTGA
- a CDS encoding NifB/NifX family molybdenum-iron cluster-binding protein — translation MLIAVTSRDGREINQHFGHAERFLIYEVDGGDARLVDERKIERYCTGESDHSQRAHILSSIAGALVGCRALVCAQIGPGPLMELERLGLEAFTADGPIKATLVELAKVL, via the coding sequence ATGCTCATCGCGGTGACGTCCAGGGACGGCAGGGAGATCAATCAACATTTCGGTCATGCCGAGCGTTTCCTCATCTACGAAGTCGACGGCGGCGATGCCCGGCTGGTGGATGAGCGCAAGATCGAGCGTTACTGCACCGGTGAGTCCGACCACTCCCAGCGGGCTCATATCCTTTCGTCCATAGCCGGAGCCCTCGTCGGCTGCCGGGCGCTCGTCTGCGCCCAGATCGGACCGGGGCCACTGATGGAGCTGGAGCGGCTCGGCCTGGAAGCCTTCACGGCCGACGGCCCCATCAAGGCAACGCTCGTGGAGCTTGCGAAGGTTCTGTAG
- the draG gene encoding ADP-ribosyl-[dinitrogen reductase] hydrolase: MTFSCEPAELRSRAKAAFIGLAVGDALGAPVEFMTTGEIKAKHGVLREIVGGGWLRLKPGQVTDDTDMSLCVARGVAKAGEWNLTAIAEEFAAWLRSKPVDVGDTCRRGIRNYMLKGLLETPFNQWDAGNGAAMRMLPTALFTMGDDNLLCRCAVEQGHLTHNHPLSDAACITLGRLVHLSVLGFSKPRLRREADRLTESHPTFSFEPYRGLATGYVVDTMQTVLHFFFRGRDFEECLVSTVNQGGDADTTGAIIGMVAGAYYGMEEIPRRWLKKMDRQVLDEIDTLSDLLISLSPALRSGNGILLPPA; the protein is encoded by the coding sequence ATGACCTTTTCCTGCGAGCCGGCAGAACTTCGTTCCCGCGCCAAGGCGGCCTTCATCGGCCTGGCAGTGGGAGACGCCCTGGGGGCGCCGGTGGAATTCATGACCACGGGCGAGATCAAGGCCAAGCACGGCGTCCTGCGTGAGATCGTCGGCGGCGGCTGGCTGCGCCTCAAACCGGGGCAGGTGACTGACGATACCGACATGTCACTGTGCGTGGCCCGGGGAGTGGCGAAGGCAGGGGAGTGGAACCTGACGGCCATTGCCGAGGAATTCGCCGCATGGCTCCGCTCCAAGCCCGTGGACGTTGGAGACACTTGCCGCCGCGGCATCCGCAACTACATGCTCAAGGGGCTGCTCGAAACCCCGTTCAACCAGTGGGATGCCGGCAACGGCGCCGCCATGCGGATGCTGCCGACAGCCCTGTTCACCATGGGGGACGACAACCTCCTGTGCCGCTGTGCCGTGGAGCAGGGACACCTGACCCACAACCACCCCCTTTCCGACGCAGCCTGCATCACACTGGGCAGGCTCGTCCACCTCTCCGTCCTCGGCTTTTCCAAGCCGCGTCTGCGCCGTGAAGCGGACCGGCTCACGGAAAGCCATCCCACCTTTTCCTTTGAGCCCTACCGGGGGCTCGCCACGGGCTACGTGGTCGACACCATGCAGACCGTGCTCCATTTTTTCTTCCGCGGCCGCGACTTCGAAGAGTGCCTCGTCTCCACCGTCAACCAAGGGGGGGATGCCGACACCACCGGCGCCATCATCGGCATGGTCGCCGGCGCCTACTACGGCATGGAGGAAATTCCCCGGCGCTGGCTCAAAAAGATGGACCGGCAAGTGCTGGACGAGATCGACACCCTGTCGGATCTCCTTATTTCACTATCACCGGCGCTTCGGAGCGGAAACGGAATTTTGTTGCCTCCCGCTTGA
- the nifX gene encoding nitrogen fixation protein NifX, giving the protein MKVAFTSTTGEMIDEHFGMAKQFQIWDITPEGASFVETIAIGAHGDDEEDKIAARANALKECAIVYTMAIGGPAAAKLVALKIHPMKTNTPVSLQETVGRLRDVLKGNPPPWLRKAMNKGAEVSFEDNE; this is encoded by the coding sequence ATGAAAGTCGCATTCACAAGTACGACCGGCGAGATGATCGACGAGCACTTCGGCATGGCGAAGCAGTTCCAGATCTGGGACATCACGCCCGAGGGGGCGTCCTTCGTGGAAACTATCGCCATCGGCGCCCACGGCGATGACGAGGAAGACAAGATCGCGGCCCGGGCCAATGCCCTGAAGGAGTGCGCCATCGTCTACACCATGGCCATCGGCGGACCGGCCGCGGCCAAGCTCGTGGCCCTGAAGATCCACCCCATGAAGACCAATACGCCGGTGAGCCTGCAGGAAACCGTCGGCCGGCTCCGGGACGTCCTGAAGGGTAACCCGCCGCCGTGGCTCCGCAAGGCCATGAACAAGGGTGCGGAAGTGTCGTTCGAGGACAACGAATAG
- a CDS encoding cytochrome c family protein, with protein MRQRSALFTILAVVAALLAAAGAVQARSPVFDVDKEFYPYYPSLIKWNKSTVPFNAPEVCGSCHEQQFNEWNGSVHSLAFRDPIYQGELNKAVKAVGHSISRQCEGCHSPVGVVTGEIKGPGFQGLSSMAMAGVSCDVCHSISGVTHWQTPSHEPENGSFILTPGVETANGQVLVKRGPFKPSPECGGGFHQCEESDLHLRADLCASCHQVYHYDAHFPIEATYLEWKHGPYAQKSILCQDCHMVDLDTFKRSADQFVIPDRKEYRHYFNGANFLLTYLAAGAAKKAGDEELARNLMRQYEMAIQRLKMAADLEVTPVYRSGRLAELKVRVKNIRAGHNLPTSLTNVRQMWLEITARDEQGTVLMTSGTLNPDGSLPAEARAFTSDGMGSDFHFAIDPWVVTAFSKHETIPPKGWKDVHYGIQVPEGVGRITVEAKLRFRQADQKVAEALLGAVPKDIDLEQIYGIKSVPPLPVVDMVVKQETVKTAP; from the coding sequence ATGAGGCAACGCTCTGCCCTGTTCACGATTCTGGCCGTTGTCGCGGCGCTGCTGGCGGCCGCCGGAGCTGTTCAGGCCCGCTCACCGGTCTTCGACGTGGACAAGGAGTTCTACCCCTACTACCCTTCCCTCATCAAATGGAACAAGTCGACCGTGCCGTTCAACGCGCCCGAGGTCTGCGGTTCCTGTCATGAGCAGCAGTTCAACGAATGGAACGGATCGGTCCACAGCCTCGCCTTCAGGGACCCGATCTACCAGGGCGAGCTGAACAAGGCCGTGAAGGCCGTGGGCCACAGCATCTCCCGCCAGTGCGAAGGCTGTCACTCCCCCGTCGGCGTGGTCACCGGCGAAATCAAGGGCCCCGGCTTCCAGGGTCTTTCCTCCATGGCCATGGCGGGTGTCTCCTGCGACGTCTGCCACTCCATCAGCGGCGTCACCCACTGGCAGACCCCGTCCCATGAGCCCGAAAACGGTTCATTTATCCTGACCCCCGGCGTGGAAACGGCCAATGGGCAGGTGCTGGTCAAGCGCGGCCCCTTCAAGCCCTCGCCGGAGTGCGGCGGTGGGTTTCACCAGTGCGAGGAATCCGACCTCCACCTGCGGGCCGACCTGTGTGCCTCCTGCCACCAGGTCTATCACTATGATGCCCACTTCCCCATCGAGGCAACCTACCTGGAGTGGAAGCACGGCCCCTACGCCCAGAAGTCGATCCTCTGCCAGGACTGTCACATGGTCGATCTCGACACCTTCAAGCGCTCAGCCGACCAGTTCGTGATCCCCGACCGCAAGGAGTACCGCCACTACTTCAACGGCGCCAACTTCCTGCTGACCTACCTGGCCGCGGGAGCCGCGAAAAAGGCCGGGGACGAGGAACTGGCCAGGAATCTCATGCGGCAGTACGAAATGGCGATCCAGCGACTGAAGATGGCCGCCGACCTTGAAGTGACCCCGGTCTATCGGAGCGGCAGGCTCGCCGAGCTAAAGGTGCGGGTGAAAAACATCCGTGCCGGGCACAACCTGCCCACATCACTCACCAACGTGCGGCAGATGTGGCTCGAGATTACGGCCAGAGATGAACAGGGAACGGTCCTGATGACCAGCGGCACCCTCAACCCCGACGGAAGCCTGCCGGCTGAAGCGCGCGCCTTCACCTCGGACGGCATGGGGAGCGATTTCCATTTCGCCATCGACCCCTGGGTGGTGACGGCTTTCTCCAAGCATGAAACCATTCCGCCCAAGGGGTGGAAGGACGTCCACTACGGCATCCAGGTGCCCGAGGGGGTCGGCCGGATCACCGTGGAGGCGAAGCTCCGCTTCCGCCAGGCGGACCAGAAGGTGGCCGAGGCCCTGCTCGGAGCGGTGCCCAAAGATATTGACCTGGAGCAGATCTACGGCATCAAGAGCGTGCCCCCCCTGCCGGTGGTGGATATGGTGGTGAAACAGGAGACGGTAAAGACGGCGCCCTAG